From Polaribacter haliotis:
TTTACACATGAAGAAACAAACGAATTAGATGCATCTTTTATGGATGGGAAAACATTAAATGCAGGAGCAGTTGCAGGTGTTACCAATGTTAAAAGTCCGATTGAATTGGCAATAAAAATTATGACAGATTCCGACCATGTTATGTTATCAGGCAAAGGAGCATCCACTTTTGCAAAGGAAAAAGGGTTGGAAATTGTAGACCCAAGTTATTTTTACACAGAAAACCGTTTTAAATCTTTACAAAGAATAAAAGACAGAGCAAAAACGGAATTAGATCATGATGATAAAAAAGCGGCTTTTTACGATGCAGATATTAAAAATGCAAAGTTTGGAACTGTTGGTTGTGTGGCTTTAGATAAAGATGGAAATATTGCTGCAGGAACATCTACAGGAGGAATGACAAATAAACGTTGGGGAAGAATTGGAGATGCACCAATTATTGGTTCTGGAACGTATGCAAATAATAAAACCTGTGGAGTTTCATCAACAGGTTGGGGCGAATATTTTATAAGAAGTCAAGTTGCGTACGATATTTCTGCAAAGATGGAATATCAACAAAAAACATTAAAAGAAGCCACAAAAGATGTAATACAAAATAAATTAACCAAACTTGGTGGAACAGGTGGTGTTGTTGCTTTAGATAAAAATGGTAATATGTCTTTCGAATTTAATACTGCAGGAATGTACAGAGCTTCTATGAACAATAAAGACGAATTAACTGTAAAAATTTACAAAGAATAAGCCAACCATTTTTCTGGAATTGGTTGTAAATCTAAGTTTGTAAATACAGATTTTAATTTCTTTTTAAAACCAATTCTAGAAATTTTAGGAATCGATAAATTAATATTATTTCTTTTATTAATTTTTTCTAAAACATCTTCAATAGGTTCTTTATTACACAAGACCAAATTGTTCATTATTGCATTAGATTCTATCTCTAATTTAAAACAATCTACAAAGTATTTAGGTTTATTATCTTCATAAATAACCCATTGTGCACTATGCTTTTTCGGTAATTCTATAATTTCTTTGGTACCACTAAGTGTACGATATGTTGTTGCTTTTAATTTCATATTTTTAGGGGGATATAATTAATTTTTCTTTTCAATTAGCACTACAAAAATAAGACCAAACTAAAGATCTTACAATAACTTTAACTAAAATTGGTAATTTAAACCTGTGTAAATTCCCATATTAAATGGCGAAAACCCATTTGCGTTCTCACTAAATGTGTTTAATTGTGCTTTAAACATTGGGTTTACGTAAAACGACCAGTTTTTATTAAAATTGTAGTTAATATCGAAACCAAGATTTCCACTAAAATTAAGGTTGTTTAAATTGGTTGCTTCTCCAGAATTTATAAAATTATTATTTTCTAAAATAATTTCGTTTTTTCTTAAAAATAAAGAACTAAAACCTGCCACAATTTGAGTTTCGAACTTTTTACTTTCCAATAGATTGTATTTAATTTCTATAGGAATTTCTACATAACCAAAATTCTGAGTTAGATTTCCATTAAAAGTAACCACACTAGAAAAAGTGGTAATACTTGCATCAAAACGATCGTTAGAAGTGTTTTGGAGAGAAACAGAATTTCCATTATCGAATGAAATATTAGACATTTTACTTCTCGAAGAAATTACTGCAATTTGGTTGTTAGAATACTGCATTTCCTGTAACTGAACTCCAGTTTGTATGGTCCACTTACTATTTATTTCATACGCTATTTTTACACCATAAGCATATGAGTTTTCTCCTTTCGTAGAAGAGGCTAAATTTGCATCTAAAGAAGAAGAATTCGTAAAAGAATTGGAGTTTAAAACTGCAAAAGTTGGAGAAACACTCCATTTTTTTGCCGATTTTGTTTCTTCTTTTTCATCCTTTTTAATAGTTGCTAAAAAATCTTTCTTAGGCTGTAATTGATTTAATTTTGTCTCATCAACAAAAGTTGAATCTTTAGTATTTGAAATTTTTTCTTTCGATGATTTTTCTACAAGATTTTCTTCAGAAGTATTATTAGCAATAAAAACCTTTTTCATAGCATTTTTTTGGCTAACTAACTTTTTTTCGTTTTTTACATCTCTATTATTAGAAATAAGAATTTTTTCTGAATTAGATTTTTTCTTTTTCTTAAGAATCGTATTATTTTCAAATGGTTTTTCATCTGCAATTAATACTTCATTTTTTATTCTTTTATTTAAAATAACAGAGTCTATATTTTTTGTGTTTTCTTCGACTTTATCGATTGTAGTATTTGTAATAATTACATTTTTATCGTCCAAGGAATTATTATTTTCAGAAAAAGGAAATAGGAACAAACCAAGTATAAAAAGCGCTGCAATTCCGCCAGAAAACCACCAAAAAGGCAAAACTCTACGTTTCTTTTTGGTGAGCTTAGATTCAATAGTATTCCAGACTCTTTTATTTGGAGTTGCTTCCAAATTTTTTAGTCGTTCTTGGAACAATCTATCTATATTTTTATTTTCCATCAGTTATGCTTTTTGTTCTTGTTGTTGATGAATTTCTAACTGTTCTTTTAAAATTTTTCGAGCTCTGGATAAATTCGATTTGGAGGTGCCTTCAGAAATATTTAAGAGAGTTGCAATTTCTTTGTGAGAGTAATTGTCTAACACATATAAATTAAAAACCAATCGATATCTGTCAGGCAATTTCTGAATAAAATCTAATAAAACATCTACATTAAAAATACTACTTTCTAAGTCAATTTCTGTTTCTTCCTCTGTTTCTGGTAGTTCTTTTACAATTTGTAGTGGAGATTTTTCTCTATACTTTAAAAGTGCTGTATTTATGGTAATTCTCTTTAACCAACCTTCAAAAGAACCATTTCCATTGTACTGTTTAATTTTACTAAAAATGGTTAAAAAACTGTCTTGTAAAGTGTCTTCTGCATCTTGGTAATTTCTCGAATATTTTAAACACACAGGAAAGAGCTTATCAGCATATAATTGATAAACTTCAGATTGTGCTGCCAACTTTTGTTGGCAGCAATCTTGTATGAGTTTTTTTAGTTTAATACCTCTAATTTACGGGAACTACAATTTCTTCGAAAATATTTTCTCCATCGCTATCTTTTCCTTTAAAAAACTTAAAAAGATAATCTTGTCTTTGTGTTGCAGTAACAATAAATTTATGTTCTTTCTCGATTGCAACATCCGTACAAGTTGCATCTAAATCTACAAAAGCTTTTATTGCTACAACTCTTGCAGTATCTTGATATTCGTAATATACGTTATCGAAATTGTAACAAGCATTTTTAAAAGTGTATTTTAAAAAAATGGTGTCTTTTTCGCCAAATGTAAAACTAGCAGGTGTTATTGCTTCGTCTATGGCAACATACTCAAAAGTGTAATTTGGTGTATCGTCTTTTAAACAAGATGTAAATACAACAATTGTAATTAATAATAAGGCTATTTTTTTCATCATAATAAGGGTTTAATAATTAATATTTAAGAACGGGATATCCGTTTTTGCATTCAATAGATTTTGGTTCATTTGGTATAGAACAATCAGAAACGACACTCCATTTTACGTTATATTCTTTTTCTACTTTGGAGTAATTTGCTACTTTTTGTAGAAAATTTGTTGTATTTATTTTTGTTGAATATATAATAAAACCTTGTGGACCTCCACATGCTTTAGAGCCGTAAGCAACATAGTTCCAATCGTTAGAATTTGTACAAGATTCATTTCTAGAAAGTGTTTGTATCTCGCTAAACAATTCCATTAATTGTAGGTGATCTTTCTCTTGCTCAGTAATTTCTCGTTTAACAACTAATTTTGTTTCGGTCAATTCAATAATTTTCCAGCCAAAATTAGATGGATAAGATTGTACATTTACCTCGATAAGATTTTCATTTAATCTCCAAGTTCCCTCATTATTAAAAAATGTTAATGGTGGAGTTCCACAAAATCCTGAAGTACGTTCTGTAAATTCGTTTTCTAATTTAAAAGAAACTCCATAACCTTCCTTAGGCAAGTCATTTCCTCTTTTAAAAGTGGTTGTTTCTCCACTAAAATCGGGTTCAATCCAACTTCCTAATAATAAATTATCGGAATCTATTTTTATTTCTTGATTGCTTTCACATGAAAATAATGTGAAAATTGCAAAAACTAAAACAGTTAAAAAGCGAAAATTAAGTTTCATAATTTGGGTTCTTTCTTACAAGATGCAAAAATCTCTAAAAGGTTGCGTGTAATAATCTTATTTTTGTAAAAAATTATGGAAAAAGATATTTTTAACATACAAAACACCAAAGAATTTAAAGAAGTTACTTTAGCCGTTTTTAAACATCAGTTTAAGAACAATAAAGTGTACAGGTCTTTTTGTGATTTGTTATATGTGCATCCATCTAGTATTTCTAAGATTGAAGAAATTCCGTTTTTACCAATACAATTTTTTAAAAGCAGAAAAGTAGTCGCTTCTTTAGAGGAAGTTGAAGAGATTTTTACAAGTTCTGGAACAACAGGAAGCATTACAAGTAAACATTTTGTAACAGATATTAAAGTTTATAAAGAAAGTTATTTAAAAGGTTTTGCTCATTTTTATGGAAACATAGAAGACTATGCAGTTTTAGCTTTGTTGCCAAATTATCTAGAAAGAAAAGGTTCTTCTTTGGTTTTTATGGTAGATGATTTAATTAGAAAATCTAAAAACGAAGAAAGTGGTTTTTATCTCGATAATATTGATGAATTAGCCGAAAAGTTATCAGAATTAGATAAAAAAGGACAAAAAACGTTACTTATTGGTGTTTCTTTTGCTTTGTTAGATTTAATAGAAAAACAACAATTTAACCTAAAAAACACCATAATTATGGAAACTGGTGGAATGAAAGGCAGAAGAAAAGAACTAATTAGAGAAGAACTACATAATATTTTAAAAAACGGATTTGGAGTTGAAGAAATTCATTCAGAATATGGAATGACAGAATTATTAAGTCAAGGTTATTCTAAAGGAAATGGAGTTTTTGAAACGCCACCTTGGATGAAAATTCTTACAAGAGATACAGAAGATGCACTTACAATAAATTCTGCTGGGAAAAATGGTGGAATTAACGTAATAGATTTGGCCAATTACAATTCATGCTCATTTATTGCTACCCAAGATTTAGGAAAAGTTCATGAAAATGGAACTTTTGAAATTATTGGACGTTTCGATAATTCCGATATTCGTGGTTGTAATTTAATGGTTTTATAGTTTCAGAAAAGACCAGAAAAGAGAAGAGCAAAAAGATTAAAGAGAAAAAATTAAGAGAACAGAATAAAGAAAAAAGATGATGAAATTTAAGTTATTTAAAGAATTTAAAGAATTTGCAGTAAAAGGAAATATGATAGACATCGCAATTGGTGTTATCATTGGTACAGCATTTAATAAAGTGGTAAATGTATTGGTAAAAGAGGTTTTAATGCCACCTTTATCTTTTATGACAGATGGTGCAAATTGGGAAAACAGAAAAATAGTTTTGCGAGAAGCTATTATGGTTGATGGAAAAGCAAACCCAGAGGAAATTGCCATTGGTTACGGAAAATTATTGGAAGCAGGAGTAGATTTTTTAGTTATTGCTTTTACCGTTTTTATAGTTGTTAAAGTGATGAATTCTTTGAAAAAAGAAGCAGACGACCCAAAAAACACAAAAGTTGTTACGCCTAAAAATATCGAGTTAATGAATAAAACCAATGAACTTTTAGAAAAACAAAATGAATATTTGTTGAAGGTTTTAGGAGAAAAAAATAACTAAAAAAGTTCAATTTTAAGAATTATTAATTAAATAATAAATGGATAATTTAATAACGTTTTCAATAACTGTGTTTACTGCTTTTTTTGCAATAACCAACCCAATATCTAACATGACCGTTTTTGTATCTTTAACACAAGGTGCAGATAAGAAAACAAAAAAAGACATTAATAAAAGAGCTAATTTAATAGCATTTGTTATTGTTACTGTTTTTATTCTTTTGGGTAAATATATTTTCGAATTATTTAATATTAGTATTCCTGCTTTTAAAATTACAGGTGGAATTTTAATATTTTTTATAGGTTTCGAAATGCTACAATCTAAACAGTCTAATGTAAAAAGTCTTAAAAATGTTAATATAGATGAAAACATTGCTGTTTCTCCATTGGCAATTCCAATTTTAGCAGGTCCTGGAACTATTGTTACTGCAATGAACTTTGTTTCTAATGCAGTGCCTTTACAACTATTTCTAGTAATTGCTATTTTCGGGTCTATGAGTCTATTAACCTATTTTACATTTAGATTAAGTGATCTTATTGTTAAGTTAGTTGGAAATAATGTAATTTCTGTAATTGGTAAAATAATGGGATTAATTATTGCAATAATTGGAACAGGTATGATAATAGAAGGAATTAAAATTTCTTTTGATTTTATAGCGAAATAATTTTCTTTTTTGAAAGAAAGTAATCTTTAATACATGAATTAAATACTTTTATATGTAATTAATTTAAGTCTTTATCGACCAAATTAAAAACTAAAAAGATGAAAAATATATTTGCGCTTTTATTATTAATTACTTCAACTACTTTTTTTGCACAAGAATATAATTTAGACAAAGGTTATGTTGCTGAAGGTTATGATGTTGTTTCTTATTTTAATAACAATCCAGAAGAAGGGAATAAAGATTTTATGACAGAATACGATGGTGTAAAATTTAAATTTGCGTCTAAAGAAAATTTAGAGAAATTTAAAAATTCTCCAAAAAAATATGTACCTCAATATGGAGGATATTGTGCATATGCAATCGGAAAAAACGGAGAAAAAGTAAGCATAAATCCTAAATATTACGATATTAGAGATGGAAAATTATACCTTTTCTACAAAACAATTTTTAATAATACTTTAAAAGATTGGAAAGAAGAAGGCCCAGAAAAATTGCAAAAACAAGCAGATACTAACTGGATAAAAATTATGAAAAAAGAGATGTAAATCTTTTATTTTAAAAGTATTTCATAAATAAAAATAACAAAGCCTTGAATTTATTCAGGGCTTTTATTTGTCTAATTCAGTTTTCATTAATCGGTCCCAAAACGTAAAATACAACCCATAATTAAAATTGAATTTTGTGTGATGAGAATCGTGATGTGTAGCTCCAATAATCCATTTTCTAAACCAATTTCCTAATTTTCCTGAAGGATAAACTTCAATTCCTGCATGATTTATGGTCGCAGAAAGCGTCATAATTAACAAAACAGTAAACAAAGCGTATAAATGTATTGGTAAGAAAATTACAATTACAGGCAAGAAAATCGCTTGCAAAATAGTTTCATATGGATGAAAAGAAAAAGCCGTAAAAACAGTCGTATGCACACTTTTATGGTGAATTTTATGAAAGAATTTATAGATTTTAGGAAGGTGCATCCATCTATGAATCCAATAGTAATATGTATCCTGAATAAACAAAAAAGCGAAAATACTTAAAGGAATGTACCACAAAGGATAGGTTTCAAAATCCAAGTAAATTGCAGTGTAATTAATGGACCACAAATAGTAAATGAAAACTGCAATTGCGCCAAAAATAAAACCACTAACTAAAGACCAGTAGATTTCTTTACGAACCTGTTTCTTTTTTAGTGGTTTTTTATTTAAAATTCTATGTTTTAGTTTTTCTCTAAATTTATTTAAGAATACCCAATGATAAACTCCAGAAAATGCTAAATATCTAACGAATATAATTGCCGAAAAAACTAAAATTAAAGGTATAATTACAAAAATATTACTAAAATCGATTTCTGTAATTTTATCATTCATAAACTAATAATTATGCTACAACTAATAAATAATAGGTCTTTTTACCACGTTGTAAAAGCACATATTTATTCGCAATTAAATCTTCTTTTGTAATTGTAAAATCTTCTTTTACTTTTTCTTTATTTACAGAAATCGCGTTTTCTTTTAAAGCTCTTCTTGCTTCCCCATTAGAACCTAAAAAGTTAGTTTTGGCAGACAAAGCACCAATCATATCCAAACCTTCTTCAATATCTGTTGTTGAAACTGTTGCTTGAGGAACTCCATCAAAAACATCTAAAAACGTTTGTTCATCTAAAGATTTTAAATCGGACGCTGTAGATTTTCCAAATAAAATACTAGATGCTTTTAACGCATTTTCATACGCTTCTTTTCCATGCGTCATTGTTGTTACTTCTTCTCCTAATTTCTTTTGAAGCGAACGTAAATGTGGATTTTCTGTATGCTCTGCAATTAAATTTTCAATCGTCTCTTTGTCTAAAAATGTAAATTTCTTAATAAAGTTTTCTGCATCTTCATCCGAAGAATTTAACCAATATTGGTAAAATTTGTAAGGCGAAGTTCTGTCTGCATTCAACCAAACATTTCCACCTTCGGTTTTTCCGAATTTTGTTCCATCTGCTTTTGTAACCAAAGGAACTGTAATTGCATATGCTTTTCCTTGTGCTTTTCTACGGATTAATTCAGTTCCAGTGGTAATGTTTCCCCATTGATCTGAACCACCCATTTGCAACATGCAATTTTTCTCTTTGTATAAATGGTAGAAATCGTATCCTTGAAATAATTGGTATGTAAACTCTGTAAAACTCATTCCCACAGAAGATTCCGAACTTAAACGTTTTTTTACAGAATCTTTTGCCATCATGTAATTTACAGTGATGTGTTTTCCTGTATCTCTTACAAAATCGATTAAAGAAATATCTTTCATCCAATCGTAATTGTTTACCAATTCAGCTTTGTTATCAGCAGAAGCATCAAAATCTAAAAAGCGCTCTAAATTTTCACGAACACCAGCAATATTTTTCGCCAATGTTGCTTCATCTAACAAATTTCTTTCAGCAGATTTCCCTGAAGGATCTCCAACCATACCAGTTGCACCACCAATTAAAGCAATTGGGTTGTGCCCAGCATTTTGGAAATGTTTCAAAATAAAAATTTGAACCAAACTACCAATATGAAGTGAGTCTGCAGTTGGATCGAAACCAATATAACCAGCAGTTTTATTTTTTAATAAATACTCTTCTGTATCTGGCATTATATCGTGCAATAATCCTCTCCAGCGTAATTCTTCTACAAAATTTGTCATTTTAATCGTCTCTTTTTATGGTTGCAAAGATAAACTTATCAATCAAAAAACCATAAATTAGCAGTATGATTTTAGTAACTGGAGGAACAGGTTTAGTAGGCGCACATTTATTGTATCATTTGGTAAAAAGTGATGAAAAAATTCGTGCTATTTATCGTTCTGCAGAAAAAATAGAAGCCGTAAAAAAAGTGTTTTCTTATTATTCTAAAGATGAAACTCTAATTTCTAAAATTGAGTGGTTTAAAGCGGATATTACTGAAGTTCCTGCCATGATTCCTGCATTTGTTGGTATTAAAAAAGTGTATCATTGTGCCGCTTTTATTTCTTTTAATCCGAAAGATTATAGAGAAATGCGAAAAGTAAATATTCATGGAACTGCAATTATTGTAAATCTTTGTATTGATGCAAAAATTGATAAACTTTGTTTTGTAGGCTCAATTGCTTCTGTTGGCGATTCTTTAAACGGAAATTTAATTACAGAAGAAAATGAATGGAATAAAGAAGCAGATAATAGTGGTTATTCAATTACTAAATTTGGTGCAGAAATGGAAGTTTGGCGAGCAAGCCAAGAAGGAATAGAAGTTGCAATTGTAAACCCTGGAGTAATTTTAGGAAGTGGATTTTGGAATGCTGGTTCTGGAAAATTATTCAGCCAAGTTTATAATGGTTTTAAATATTATACTGAAGGAATTACTGGTTTTGTAGGCGTAAAAGATGTCGTAAAAGCCATGATTCTATTAATGAATTCTGATGTTAAAAACGAACGTTTCATTTTAGTTTCAGAAAATAAATCTTTTAAAGAAATCTTCTTTTTAATTGCAGATGCTTTAGGTAAAAAGCGCCCTTCAAAAAAAATAAAACCTTGGCACACTGCTATTTTTTGGCGATTTTCTGCACTTGTTTCTAAAATTACAGGAGTTACACCTTTATTGAGTAAATATTCTGCAAGGAGTGCGCATTCAATATCTAAATATTCTTCAGAAAAATTTAAAAAGACGTTTGATTTTCAATTCGAAAAAATAGAAAACGTTGTGAAAAAAGTGAGTAATAATTTCGAATAACTTTACTTATTATTTAATAGAATCTTTAAAAATATCTTTCTTTAATTTACCCAAAGAATCGTTTATAATTTTTAGACTATCTAACTTTATTTGTAACTTTAATGCAGTATCTATAGAGTCTTTTCGGATAGAATCTAAAGCTGTTTTCTGTTTCTTAAAAAAAGCACTTCTTTTTTCTAAATTACCTTTTGCCTCTTCTAACATTTTCTGATATAAATCTATTCTAGACATGTAATAGAAATTACTAGACATAAAACGTGTACTATCAATCTTAAATTTATCGTACACGAAAGGCATGTAATTAATGTTTTTTTCTTTGTTTGTGTTTGTTATAAATTTTGCGCTA
This genomic window contains:
- the tyrS gene encoding tyrosine--tRNA ligase, with protein sequence MTNFVEELRWRGLLHDIMPDTEEYLLKNKTAGYIGFDPTADSLHIGSLVQIFILKHFQNAGHNPIALIGGATGMVGDPSGKSAERNLLDEATLAKNIAGVRENLERFLDFDASADNKAELVNNYDWMKDISLIDFVRDTGKHITVNYMMAKDSVKKRLSSESSVGMSFTEFTYQLFQGYDFYHLYKEKNCMLQMGGSDQWGNITTGTELIRRKAQGKAYAITVPLVTKADGTKFGKTEGGNVWLNADRTSPYKFYQYWLNSSDEDAENFIKKFTFLDKETIENLIAEHTENPHLRSLQKKLGEEVTTMTHGKEAYENALKASSILFGKSTASDLKSLDEQTFLDVFDGVPQATVSTTDIEEGLDMIGALSAKTNFLGSNGEARRALKENAISVNKEKVKEDFTITKEDLIANKYVLLQRGKKTYYLLVVA
- a CDS encoding YHS domain-containing (seleno)protein, whose protein sequence is MKNIFALLLLITSTTFFAQEYNLDKGYVAEGYDVVSYFNNNPEEGNKDFMTEYDGVKFKFASKENLEKFKNSPKKYVPQYGGYCAYAIGKNGEKVSINPKYYDIRDGKLYLFYKTIFNNTLKDWKEEGPEKLQKQADTNWIKIMKKEM
- a CDS encoding acyl transferase; this encodes MEKDIFNIQNTKEFKEVTLAVFKHQFKNNKVYRSFCDLLYVHPSSISKIEEIPFLPIQFFKSRKVVASLEEVEEIFTSSGTTGSITSKHFVTDIKVYKESYLKGFAHFYGNIEDYAVLALLPNYLERKGSSLVFMVDDLIRKSKNEESGFYLDNIDELAEKLSELDKKGQKTLLIGVSFALLDLIEKQQFNLKNTIIMETGGMKGRRKELIREELHNILKNGFGVEEIHSEYGMTELLSQGYSKGNGVFETPPWMKILTRDTEDALTINSAGKNGGINVIDLANYNSCSFIATQDLGKVHENGTFEIIGRFDNSDIRGCNLMVL
- a CDS encoding isoaspartyl peptidase/L-asparaginase family protein codes for the protein MKSFLNLLFVFLLFSFGCKNETQNTSVVEKTSQKQSEFAIIIHGGAGTILKKNMSDEREAAYKAKLEEAIKVGHTILKNGGTSQEAVMKTIQVMEESPLFNAGKGAVFTHEETNELDASFMDGKTLNAGAVAGVTNVKSPIELAIKIMTDSDHVMLSGKGASTFAKEKGLEIVDPSYFYTENRFKSLQRIKDRAKTELDHDDKKAAFYDADIKNAKFGTVGCVALDKDGNIAAGTSTGGMTNKRWGRIGDAPIIGSGTYANNKTCGVSSTGWGEYFIRSQVAYDISAKMEYQQKTLKEATKDVIQNKLTKLGGTGGVVALDKNGNMSFEFNTAGMYRASMNNKDELTVKIYKE
- a CDS encoding NAD-dependent epimerase/dehydratase family protein; amino-acid sequence: MILVTGGTGLVGAHLLYHLVKSDEKIRAIYRSAEKIEAVKKVFSYYSKDETLISKIEWFKADITEVPAMIPAFVGIKKVYHCAAFISFNPKDYREMRKVNIHGTAIIVNLCIDAKIDKLCFVGSIASVGDSLNGNLITEENEWNKEADNSGYSITKFGAEMEVWRASQEGIEVAIVNPGVILGSGFWNAGSGKLFSQVYNGFKYYTEGITGFVGVKDVVKAMILLMNSDVKNERFILVSENKSFKEIFFLIADALGKKRPSKKIKPWHTAIFWRFSALVSKITGVTPLLSKYSARSAHSISKYSSEKFKKTFDFQFEKIENVVKKVSNNFE
- a CDS encoding RNA polymerase sigma factor codes for the protein MKLKKLIQDCCQQKLAAQSEVYQLYADKLFPVCLKYSRNYQDAEDTLQDSFLTIFSKIKQYNGNGSFEGWLKRITINTALLKYREKSPLQIVKELPETEEETEIDLESSIFNVDVLLDFIQKLPDRYRLVFNLYVLDNYSHKEIATLLNISEGTSKSNLSRARKILKEQLEIHQQQEQKA
- a CDS encoding DUF4296 domain-containing protein; translated protein: MKKLTALFILAFLVSCTSNTIFEKPKDLIPQDTMSLLLQDMMIAGSAKFITNTNKEKNINYMPFVYDKFKIDSTRFMSSNFYYMSRIDLYQKMLEEAKGNLEKRSAFFKKQKTALDSIRKDSIDTALKLQIKLDSLKIINDSLGKLKKDIFKDSIK
- a CDS encoding sterol desaturase family protein produces the protein MNDKITEIDFSNIFVIIPLILVFSAIIFVRYLAFSGVYHWVFLNKFREKLKHRILNKKPLKKKQVRKEIYWSLVSGFIFGAIAVFIYYLWSINYTAIYLDFETYPLWYIPLSIFAFLFIQDTYYYWIHRWMHLPKIYKFFHKIHHKSVHTTVFTAFSFHPYETILQAIFLPVIVIFLPIHLYALFTVLLIMTLSATINHAGIEVYPSGKLGNWFRKWIIGATHHDSHHTKFNFNYGLYFTFWDRLMKTELDK
- a CDS encoding MarC family protein, which encodes MDNLITFSITVFTAFFAITNPISNMTVFVSLTQGADKKTKKDINKRANLIAFVIVTVFILLGKYIFELFNISIPAFKITGGILIFFIGFEMLQSKQSNVKSLKNVNIDENIAVSPLAIPILAGPGTIVTAMNFVSNAVPLQLFLVIAIFGSMSLLTYFTFRLSDLIVKLVGNNVISVIGKIMGLIIAIIGTGMIIEGIKISFDFIAK
- the mscL gene encoding large conductance mechanosensitive channel protein MscL, with the protein product MKFKLFKEFKEFAVKGNMIDIAIGVIIGTAFNKVVNVLVKEVLMPPLSFMTDGANWENRKIVLREAIMVDGKANPEEIAIGYGKLLEAGVDFLVIAFTVFIVVKVMNSLKKEADDPKNTKVVTPKNIELMNKTNELLEKQNEYLLKVLGEKNN